Within Pseudomonas cichorii, the genomic segment CGACAGGTCATCGAGAATCCGCGGACCACCGGCATGAATGATGTAGAAATCCAGGTCGTCGGCCTGCCAGCCATGAACTGCGGCTACCGAACGAAGCTCCGGCGCCAGTTGCTCCATGGTTCCGGGCACACGTCGATCAAGGCAGAAATGAAAGCCGGTGGCTTTGACGGCATAACTGATCCAGTCTTCGGTGCCCAGCACCAGACGCGAGCCATTACCCACCAACTGGATGCCTTCACCGCCCTGACCTCGCACCACCGCAGCCGCCAGCGCATCGCCAAACAGGCCATTGGACAGCAGATTGCCGACCGTCATGTCCGTGGGCTGATAACACAACGAACAGAACTCGCAGGCCACAATCAACACGTTGGCATCCCGATAAGCCAGGCAGAAATCATGGGCACGATTGATGGCCGAGCCGCCAGCCGCACACCCCAGTTGGGCGATGGGTATCTGCCGTGTATCGGTGCGAAACTCCAGCTCATTGATCATCCAGGCCGTCAGCGAAGGCATCATGAAACCGGTGCAGGACACATAAATGATCGCGTCGATCTGCCGGGGAAGCAGTTGGGCATTGGCCAGCGCCCGACTCACGACATCGGGAATGCGGGCCTTGGCTTCACGTTCATAGATGCGGTTACGCACCTCGAAGCCCGGATGCTCCAGGGTCTGCGCTATCGGTTGCACCAAATGGCGTTTGTTGACCTTGGTATTACGGATCAGACGCCGAACAAGCGCCAATTGAGGATGATGCGGGTGCAGGCTGGAAACGCTTGCCAGAGTCTCTTCAAGGCTGATCGTGAATTCCGGCACGGCAATGGCCGGACAACAAAGCGTTGGCATGACTCTCTCCCTGAGACTCGGTCCTGAACCGACAAATGCCTTCTTCATTTGACGGTAGGAGGAATTTCAGGCGCTATGAGATTGCTTCGTCATAACGTGAGTACCGCGTATGCCAAATTGAAGACACGGAGAAAAAACAGGTCACTCGCGCCATCAACTGTTATAAGATCACATAACAGATTTTTTCAAATCATGTCCGGAGTCCTTCATGCGCCGTCTGCTTCTCGCCCTACCCTTCGCCTTGCTGCCACTGGCCGTTGCCAATGCTGCCGAACCACACGATCACGAACACGAGCATGGCAGCCTGGGTGCGCATGAGCACGGCGTGGGTCGTCTGGATGTGGTCCTGTCGGGCAAGACACTGGAACTGGAATTCGAGAGCCCGGCGATGAACATCGTGGGCTTTGAACATGAAGCGACTTCCGCCGAAGACAAGGCCAAGCTGGCCAAGGCTCGCGAGCAACTGCTCAAGCCCAATGCCCTGTTCAGCATCTCGGATGCCGCCAACTGCTCGGCCACTTCGGTGAAGCTTGAAAGCGCGCTGTTCGGCGACAAGGATGACGATCATGATGACCACGGCAAGGACGGCGACGAGCATCACGAACACAGCGAAATCAAAGGCCATTACAAGTTCGTCTGCGACGCTCCGGCCATTCTGAAAAAACTGGACCTGAGCCAGATTTTCCTGACCTTCCCCGATACCAAGAAACTGCAGGTACAGCTGATCTCGCCAAGCGGCCAGTCTGGCGCAGAAGTGATTGCGGCAAACCCGTCGATCAAGTTCTGATTACCGCGTGCAGTCGAACGACCGGGCCTGGCCCGGTCTTTTACTTTTCATGTACACCTCAACACACCGTGAGTCAGGCTATGACCCAAGCACTTATCGAGCTGTCGGACCTGAGCTTCAACTGGCCGGGACATCCGCAACTGCTGGATATCCCGGCCTTTCGCCTGGAGCCTGGAGAAACACTGTTCCTCAAAGGCCCGAGCGGCAGTGGCAAGACCACCTTGCTGGGCCTGCTGGGTGGCGTACAGAAACCGGGGAGCGGCAGCATCCGTCTGTTGGGCCAGGACCTGTCGCAATTGTCGGCGGGTGCCCGAGACCGCTTTCGGGTCGATCACACCGGTTATATCTTCCAGCAGTTCAACCTGCTGCCGTTTCTTTCGGTGCGGGAGAACGTCGAGTTGCCCTGCCACTTTTCCAGAGTCCGCGCTGAACGGGCGAAACAGCGGCATGGCAGCGTCGGGCAAGCCACCAGCACGCTGCTCGCGCACCTGGGCCTGAAAGATCCAGCCCTGCTTAGCCGTCGCGCCGGTTCCCTCTCCATCGGGCAGCAACAGCGGGTGGCAGCAGCTCGCGCCTTGATCGGCCAGCCGGAACTGGTGATCGCCGACGAACCCACCTCGGCTCTGGATGCCGATACCCGGGAATCCTTCATTCGCCTGTTGTTCGCCGAATGCCGAGAAGCCGGTTCCAGCCTGTTGTTCGTGAGCCATGACCAGAGCCTGGCGCCGCTGTTCGACCGCAACCTGTCGCTGTCCGAACTCAATCGCGCTGCCGTCGACGTGGAGATTTGAGATGTATCTGTTTCGTCTGGCAATGGCCAGCCTGGCCAACCGCCGCTTCACCGCATTCCTCACTGTTTTCGCCATTGCCCTGTCGGTCTGTCTGTTGCTGGCCGTCGAGCGGGTGCGCACCGAAGCCCGCGCCAGCTTCGCCAGCACCATCAGCGGCACGGACCTGATCGTCGGCGCCCGCTCCGGCTCGATCAACCTGCTGCTCTACTCGGTGTTCCGCATCGGCAATGCCACCAACAACATTCGTTGGGACAGCTTCGAGCATCTGGCCAATCACAAGCAGGTCAAATGGGCGATTCCGATTTCCCTGGGCGACTCCCATCGCGGCTATCGGGTGATGGGCACCAACGAATCCTATTTCGAGAATTATCAGTACGGCCGCCAGCAACACCTGACACTGGCCGATGGTCGTGCCTTCCAGACCGACCCGTTTGAAGTGGTCCTGGGCTCGGAAGTCGCCAAGGCCCTGCATTACAAACTGGGCGACAAACTGGTCCTGGCACACGGCGTGGCTGCGATCAGTCTGGTCAAGCACGATGACAAACCGTTCACGGTGGTGGGCATTCTGAAACCCACCGGCACACCGGTCGACCGCACGCTGCATATCAGCCTGGGCGGCATGGAGGCCATTCACATTGACTGGCACAACGGCGCGCCTGCACGGGGCAATGAACGCATCTCCGCCGATCAGGCACGCAACATGGACCTGACGCCAACGGCGATCACGGCCGTCATGCTGGGCCTGAACAGCAAGATCGCAACGTTCAGCCTGCAACGCGAGATCAATGAATTCCGAGGCGAGCCATTGCTGGCAATATTGCCGGGTGTTGCGTTGCAGGAGTTGTGGAGTCTGATGGGCACCGCCGAAAAAGCCCTGTTCGTGATATCACTGTTCGTGGTGCTCACCGGCCTGATCGGTATGCTGACGGCTATTTTGACCAGCCTGAACGAACGTCGTCGTGAAATGGCGATCCTCCGATCAGTTGGCGCAAGGCCCTGGCACATCGCAAGCCTGTTGATTTTTGAAGCCTTTGCCCTGGCACTCGCGGGCGTCATCAGCGGCCTTGCACTGCTCTATCTCGGCATCGCACTGGCCCAGGATCTTGTACAAAACAGTTACGGTTTATACCTGTCGACTATGCCACCTGGCCAATATGAATGGAAATTGCTCGGTGGCATCCTTGCTGCCGCGCTGTTGATGGGGACTATCCCGGCATGGCGAGCCTACAGGCAATCGCTGGCCGATGGCCTGTCGATTCGCTTATGAGGAGCTTCACCATGCGGCGCCTGCTGATAACCCTGCTGTTCTCGGCCAGCACTTCGGTGTGGGCCGTCGAGCCGCGCGAGCTGACCTGGAACGACATGATTCCACCCGATGCACCTGTCGTGGCGCCGATTACAGCGCCGATGCACGACATGTCGAAGCTGTCCGATGCACTGGCCATGGAGTCAGCACCGGCAGCCAGACAACTGGCTCCCCATGCACCTGTCGTCAAGGCACTGGATGGCAAGCTGGTACGCCTGCCGGGTTACATCGTGCCGCTCGAGGTCAGCGAGGAAGGTCGAGTGACGGAGTTCTTGCTGGTGCCGTATTTCGGTGCCTGCATCCATGTTCCGCCACCGCCCGCAAACCAGATCGTACATGTCACCAGTGAACTGGGCGTGAAGGTCGATGAGCTGTATCAGCCTTACTGGATTGAAGGGCCGATGCAGGCAAAATCATCGACCAGCGAGCTGGCCGAGGCGGGTTATCAAATGCAGGCAGACAAGATTTTTGTCTATGAATTGCCGGATTCGTGAGGTTCCAGAGGGCTCTCAACCGTTTCATTGAGCTGTATCAAAGTCGCCTCAAAACAGCGCTTTAACATTAGCCCATAAAACTTATTGACCCCTTGGAGCCACTCATGAAAACGTCCTTGCTTCGCGCTTCTCTGATAGCCCTGGCCATCGCTGCTCCCACTGCCGCACAGGCCTATGAAGCGGGTGACTTCATCGTCCGTGCCGGTGCCGCACATGTTGATCCTCAAGAAGAGAGTGGTGAGCTGAAGTTCGATGGCAACAAAGTCTCCGGCACCAAGGCAAGCCTCAATGGCGATACCCAGCTCGGCCTGACCTTTGCCTACATGCTGACTAACCATATCGGTATCGAGCTGCTGGCAGCGACCCCTTTCAACCACACCGTTTCGGTCAGCGGCCTGGGCGCAGGACTCGACGGCAAGCTGGCCGATGTAAAGCATTTGCCACCGACCCTGTCCCTGCAGTACTACCCGATGGCGCCTTCGTCGAAGTTCCAGCCTTATGCGGGCATCGGCATCAACTACACCACATTCTTTGACAACGACCTGACCAGCAACCGCAAGGATCAGGGCTTCAGCAACCTCAAGCTCAAGGACTCGGTTGGCCTGGCCGGACAGTTGGGCATGGACTACCTGATCACTGACAACGTTCTGCTCAACGCCTCGGTCTGGTACGTCGACATCGACACCGAAGCCACCGTAGACGGCCCGGCCGGGCTGGGCTTCAACAAGACCAAGGTCAGCGTGGACATCGACCCATGGGTCTACATGGTCGGTGTGGGCTACAAGTTCTGATCGCTGCACCAGAACACACAAAGGCACCCTGATGGGTGCCTTTGTCGTTTTGGGCTAATCGCGGGTTATCTGAAACCGGGAGCCCTGCACATGCGCGATAGAAATGCCAGGCTCTTCAGGTAATTGCAACTCGTAGAACACCAGCAGAAACCGCTCAGGCGTGAGTGGAGTACCGCTGTGAGTGCAATCGAAGAACTTGCTGATAACAAATAAAAGAGCGCCTATCGAAACGATAGCACCGGGATATATTTGAATGAGCTGCAAAAAAGTTGGCCCGGTCTGACTGCTGTAGCTGAGGGTTTCAGGACCAAACATGATCGTGAAAACACCAACCAGAATCATCAACCAGGAAGTAACGCGAAGCAACATATAGCATGTAGAACGGGACGTTCTCTCAACACCTCTTTCTTGTTCAAGATACTGTGAATACTCATTCACGAAGCCTGCTACGACCAACTCACACGGTACTTTTTCGACCCTGACGAAACGAACGTCGTTTTCACCCTGCATATCTCATACGCTCCGTTTAAAAAGGCGCTGGATGCGATAAGGCTATTCAAACGGTTTTGCGTTCCAAAAAAAAGCCAACTACATCTAATGCAGAAAGGTCCTACGAGATAAAAGGAAAAAGCTCTAGCCTGTAATAATCGCTGGCTACGATTACTGCCTGAAGGCCTGCTCCCACAAGACCATTGCGGGAACAGACACTCAATATTCAACGTCCCAGCAAACGCGCCAGCCCGACACTCAGCGGTGTCGTTTCTTCCAGCGTGAAACGCTCCAGCAGACGCCGGTTATCTGCCCGCGAATGACGAATGTCGCCAGAACGCGGGGCCTGATAACTGACTGGCGGCAGGCTCCCGACTACGCCCTTCAGAGCGCCCAACAGCTCATTGAGCGAAGTGGCTTTGTTCAGACCGACGTTGATCGCACCTTCAGCAGGGCTGGTCTGCTCCAGAGCCTGGGTCAGCAGCCTGGCCAGATCGCCGATGTAGAAAAAGTCCCGGGTCTGCTCGCCATCACCAAACACCGTGATCGGCAGCCCTTTCTCGGCACGCTCGGCAAAGATACTGATCACACCGGAATACGGTGACGATGGATCCTGACGCGGGCCGAAGATATTGAAGAAGCGGAAGATGACCGGCTCGAAACCGTGCTGGCGGCGATAGAAGTCCAGGTATTGCTCGCTGGCCAGCTTGTCCGAAGCGTAAGGCGTCAACGGCGACTTGGGCGTGTCTTCAGTGATTGACTCACCTTCGCCGTTGTTGCCGTACACCGCAGCACTGGAAGCGAACAGCACGCGTTTGATGCCCGCCTCGCGCATGGCTTCGCAGACATTCAAGGTGCCGATGAAGTTGCTCTGGTGGGTTTTGACCGGGTCTTCTACCGAGGCCTGGACCGAAGCAACTGCCGCCAGATGCACGACGGCCTGACACCCCCGGGCTGCACGAGTGACCAGGGCACTGTCGGCGACATCGCCTTCGATCAGCTCGATACGAGCATTATCCAGCGGCAGATTGCTGCGCTTGCCGGTCGAGAGGTCGTCAAGGATGCGTACCGCATACCCTTGGGCCAACAAGGCATCAGCCAGGTGGGAGCCAATGAAGCCAGCACCGCCGGTAATCAGGATTGGAGCGTCAGACATGTCGATAGTACCGATCCAGCAGGCTTGGCAACCCCGCACGCCAGGCGCGGGGCTTGATGCCGAAGGTATGGAGAATTTTCTTGCAGGCCAGAACGCCATGCTGCGGCTCTTGCGCGGCATCGGGCCGTGCGGCGTGGGCCTGGGCAGTGGGCGATTCGATAGCCAGAGGATGCAGCAGGCGCGCCTCGGTGAGAACAGCCTGCCCCAACGCCAATGGCGTCGTGGCCTCGTGACCGGCGTAGTGGTAGGTCCCCCACAACGGCGCCTCGCAGTCGAGCTGCTTGAGAACCGAAATGATGACCCGGGCAGCATCGTCGACCGGCGTCGGATTGCCGCGCCGATCATCGGCCAGCAACAGTTCTTCCGGCCGTTCGGCGCGGGTCAGGAAGCGGCCCAGCACGCCATCGGCGCTGTCATCCAGCAACCAGCCAAAGCGTACCAGCACATGTTGCGGGCAGGCCGCACGCACGCTCTGTTCGATACGCCACAAGGCCTGGCCACGCAGCCCCAAAGGCACGGGATCGTCCTTTTCGCTGTAGGCAGTCGCCCGCGAGCCATCGAACACTCGGTAGCTGGAAGGCTGAACAAGAATGATGTTGTGGTGCTGACACAATTCGGCCAGGCGCTCCACGGAGCGTTCCTGGTGGGTCAGACGCGCTTCACTCACTGTCTCCGCCTGAAACCAGTCGAAGTAGTAAGCAAGGTTGATCAAGGCATCGGGACGGGTGTCATCGAGCAGTTGCGTCAGGCTCGCTGCGTCCCAACCGTCTTGCGGTGGACGCGGCGCGAGGAAACCAATGTCTTCCTCGGCACCCAGACGAATCAGCGCTTGCCCGAGGGCATTCCCGCCGCCCAATAGCATAAGGCGCATTCGCATAGAGTCAGCAGGCTCGGTAAATCATCAAGTAATCAGGTGAAAAACGCCTGCAAACATATCACGTTGACCGCTAACCCCCAACACTTGCAGCCAAGGAGCGAATTCATTGGCCGATGAATTCGCTACTCGGGTGCAGGTGCAGGTGCAGGCACCGGAGCCTGCGCCTGACCCGGACTCATTACCATCTGTGGATAAGTCTGGGCAAAGCGCACATCAGGATGTTTATCCACAAGTCGCTTGAGCCGTTCGTTGAAGGCCCGGCCTACGCTGTACTGCCCGCCCGACGAGGTGCGGAACTGGGCGGTCAGGACCACGCCATTGAGATCCATGCGGTCCACACCGAACACTTCCAGCGGCCCTTGCAGGTTGTTTTTGAGCAGAATGTCCTCGGTGATCGACTGCCCTGTTTCACGAATCAGCGCCAAGGCTTCGTCGATATCGGAGTCATAGGTGAACTGCACCGAGAAGAACGCATAGGCAAACTGCCGGGACTGGTTGGTGACGGCCTTGATCTGCCCGAACGGCACCGAATGCACGAAGCCTTTGCCGTCACGCAGGCGCACGGTACGAATCGTCAGGCTTTCCACCGAGCCGGAATGGCCAGTGCTGAGCACCACCCAGTCGCCGACGGAAAAGGTGTCCTCGATGATGATGAACAGGCCGGTGATGACATCCTGGACCAATTGTTGCGAACCGAAACCGATGGCCAGGCCCACCACACCGGCACCTGCCAGCAATGGCGCGACGTTGATCCCCAGGTTGGCCATGGTGGTAATCGCGCAGATCACCACCAGAATGATTTTCACCGCATTGCGCAACAACGGCAGGATGGTCTTGATTCGCGTACTGGGCTGACGCCCGTTGCGGTGATTGACCGGTGGCTTGAGAGCTTCCTGAATGGCCGTGTCGAGCACCACCCACAGCAGCCAGGTCACCAGAAAGATCAGACCGATGCTGCTCAGCGAATCGCTGATCACACGTCCGAGGGTATTGCGCTGGGCGAACTCGAACATCGAGAAGCCCCAGATCCGTCCCAGTATCTCGATGAACGCCACCGCCAGCGTAATCCGCAACATCGCATACACCAGCCGCAGCAGGCGCGCCTTGTACACATGTCCGCCGCGCCCTCCTTCTTCGGCAGGCTTGAACAGGTGCTCGAATACCGTGCTCAGGAACACCGTCGCGATCAGCAACAGCGTGGTGAACAGCGCACAACGCAGGGTTTGCTGACTGTCCTCGCCAGCACCGATGAGGTTGATGGCCGAAACCAGGATCATCAGCAGAATCGGCAAGTGCCAGAGGTTGGAGAATATTTTCAGGGATCGCTGCAATGCAGGCCTTTGCATGCGGCTGCTCAGGGAGCGGTTGCGAATCAGGTGAGCGATCGGGCGACGCACCTTGATCACCAACATGCAGAACACGACCGAAGCGAACAACCCGGTGAACACCGACACACTGGTGGTGAAGTTACTGCCTAACTGGCGGGCGATCTGCGGGCTGGTCAGCGCATCGCTCAGCGCCGCCAGAAAGCCGATGATGAACAACGGGCGCGGACTGTAGCGACGGATCATGCGTACCGCTGCACGCTTGTGTCCCGAGTTGAACATAACGATGACACACAGCAGCACCGACGTGGAGACGATGCCGCTGCTGGTCGCGTAAGCAAAACAGAGCGACAGCGCACGCCCCACGGAGGACGGCATAAAGTGACTGACGTACAGCGTCAACGGCAGGCAGATTATTGCGGGCAGCGTGAAAGGCAGCACGTATTTCAAAAGCGCCTGGCTGCGCTCACGGACCTGAAGAAACGGGCGTCGACTCAGACGGACCGCCAGAAAACGTCCCAATGTCGTCAGCACCGCAAACGCACCGATCCACACCACCGACAGAATCAGGAAATCGCCCACCACGCTCCACGGAGAACGTGCCGTGCGCTTGTTGACCAGATCACCAATCTCATCAGCGGCACGGTCAGCCCGCAAGCGCCAGGCATCCCACAGGCTTTCGTCCAGATTGAGCGTTTTTTGAATGTCATCGATGCTGGTGCTGATCGCCCCGAGCAGACCACCCTGCACCAGAATCTCGGCAGCCGGTGGTTCGGTCTCTGCAGCTTTTTCCTCGGGCTTCTCAGCGGCCTTCTCGTCAGGTTTGTCAGCCTTTTTCTCAGCAGACTTGTCATCGACAGGAGCCGCTGCCGCCATAGGGAGAGCCGGCACGTCGGCGGCCTGAACGTGAAAGCTGCCTGCGCAAAACAGGAGCCCCAACAGGATCAAGGTTCTTAACTGAGACACCGGGCAGCTTCTCCTTCGTTGAATGGCAGACAGAGCAAAAACTCCATGCAACTGATCCCGGTTCGGGCCGCAAGTTCGATCACAACTGCAAATGCATGGCATTTCAGAATCAAACTGAAGGGGCTTGACTGAGGTAGAACGCTCGTTCTACTCTTTTACCCATGACGACTAAAACACCCTCCCCCGTGCAAGACAAGATTCTGCAAACCGCCGAAGCACTGATCTATCGCGTCGGCATTCACGCCATGGGTATGGACTTGCTGGTGCGTACCTCTGGCGTGGCCCGCAAGAGCATCTATCGCTACTTCGCGACCAAGGACGAGATTGCCGCACAGGCATTGAGCGCACGCGATATCCGCTGGATGCAGTGGTTCAGAACTGAAACCGACAAGGCCGAAACACCCGAGGAACGCATCCTCGGCATGTTTACAGTGCTCACCGGCTGGTTCGAGTCCGAAGGCTTTCGGGGCTGCGCCTTTATCAATACCGCAGGCGAAATCGGCGATCCTGAAGACCCCGTGCGCCTGATTGCCAAGGATCACAAGCAGAAGCTGCTCGATTACGTGATCCAACTGTGTGAACAACTTTCCGTGTCGGCGCCTGAAGCGCTGGCCAGGCAACTGCTGATCCTGATTGATGGAGCCATTACCCAGGCTCTGGTGATGGGCGATCACGCGGCTGCCGACAATGCCCGTGAGGTGGCCCGCCTTCTGCTCAAGACCGCCAGCCTCTCAACTCCCTGACACCCAAAGCCCCGAGGTTCCACCATGTCCGCCACCGCTCAGCCACGCCCGCCGTTACCGCCCTTCAGCCGCGAAACCGCCCTTCAAAAAGTCCGCCTGGCTGAAGATGGCTGGAACAGCCGGGACCCGGAAAAAGTCTCCCTGGCCTACACCGAAGATACCCAATGGCGAAACCGCGCCGAATTTGTCACCAATCGTGAACAGGCCCGGGATTTCCTCGCCCGCAAATGGGCAAAGGAGCTGGACTATCGCTTGATCAAAGAGCTCTGGGCCTTCACCGACAACCGCATCGCCGTGCGCTATGCCTACGAATGGCATGACGATTCGGGCAACTGGTTCCGTTCCTATGGCAACGAAAACTGGGAGTTTGAAGAGAACGGGCTAATGGCCAGACGTTTTGCCTGCATCAACGACCTGCCGATCAAAGAGTCGGAACGCAAGTTCCACTGGCCGCTGGGTCGCAGACCGGATGACCATCCGGGGCTTTCGGAACTGGGGTTGTAATAACGTTTATTGCGAATGAGTTCGCGACAGGGCGGCGGC encodes:
- a CDS encoding type III polyketide synthase, giving the protein MPTLCCPAIAVPEFTISLEETLASVSSLHPHHPQLALVRRLIRNTKVNKRHLVQPIAQTLEHPGFEVRNRIYEREAKARIPDVVSRALANAQLLPRQIDAIIYVSCTGFMMPSLTAWMINELEFRTDTRQIPIAQLGCAAGGSAINRAHDFCLAYRDANVLIVACEFCSLCYQPTDMTVGNLLSNGLFGDALAAAVVRGQGGEGIQLVGNGSRLVLGTEDWISYAVKATGFHFCLDRRVPGTMEQLAPELRSVAAVHGWQADDLDFYIIHAGGPRILDDLSHYLGVDGALFVHSRATLTEYGNIASAVVLDALRRLFETGGAHQGARGIIAGFGPGITAEITLGTWNNREVLP
- a CDS encoding DUF2796 domain-containing protein, which codes for MRRLLLALPFALLPLAVANAAEPHDHEHEHGSLGAHEHGVGRLDVVLSGKTLELEFESPAMNIVGFEHEATSAEDKAKLAKAREQLLKPNALFSISDAANCSATSVKLESALFGDKDDDHDDHGKDGDEHHEHSEIKGHYKFVCDAPAILKKLDLSQIFLTFPDTKKLQVQLISPSGQSGAEVIAANPSIKF
- a CDS encoding ABC transporter ATP-binding protein, giving the protein MTQALIELSDLSFNWPGHPQLLDIPAFRLEPGETLFLKGPSGSGKTTLLGLLGGVQKPGSGSIRLLGQDLSQLSAGARDRFRVDHTGYIFQQFNLLPFLSVRENVELPCHFSRVRAERAKQRHGSVGQATSTLLAHLGLKDPALLSRRAGSLSIGQQQRVAAARALIGQPELVIADEPTSALDADTRESFIRLLFAECREAGSSLLFVSHDQSLAPLFDRNLSLSELNRAAVDVEI
- a CDS encoding ABC transporter permease, encoding MYLFRLAMASLANRRFTAFLTVFAIALSVCLLLAVERVRTEARASFASTISGTDLIVGARSGSINLLLYSVFRIGNATNNIRWDSFEHLANHKQVKWAIPISLGDSHRGYRVMGTNESYFENYQYGRQQHLTLADGRAFQTDPFEVVLGSEVAKALHYKLGDKLVLAHGVAAISLVKHDDKPFTVVGILKPTGTPVDRTLHISLGGMEAIHIDWHNGAPARGNERISADQARNMDLTPTAITAVMLGLNSKIATFSLQREINEFRGEPLLAILPGVALQELWSLMGTAEKALFVISLFVVLTGLIGMLTAILTSLNERRREMAILRSVGARPWHIASLLIFEAFALALAGVISGLALLYLGIALAQDLVQNSYGLYLSTMPPGQYEWKLLGGILAAALLMGTIPAWRAYRQSLADGLSIRL
- a CDS encoding DUF3299 domain-containing protein — translated: MRRLLITLLFSASTSVWAVEPRELTWNDMIPPDAPVVAPITAPMHDMSKLSDALAMESAPAARQLAPHAPVVKALDGKLVRLPGYIVPLEVSEEGRVTEFLLVPYFGACIHVPPPPANQIVHVTSELGVKVDELYQPYWIEGPMQAKSSTSELAEAGYQMQADKIFVYELPDS
- a CDS encoding OmpW/AlkL family protein — its product is MKTSLLRASLIALAIAAPTAAQAYEAGDFIVRAGAAHVDPQEESGELKFDGNKVSGTKASLNGDTQLGLTFAYMLTNHIGIELLAATPFNHTVSVSGLGAGLDGKLADVKHLPPTLSLQYYPMAPSSKFQPYAGIGINYTTFFDNDLTSNRKDQGFSNLKLKDSVGLAGQLGMDYLITDNVLLNASVWYVDIDTEATVDGPAGLGFNKTKVSVDIDPWVYMVGVGYKF
- a CDS encoding NAD-dependent epimerase/dehydratase family protein, whose product is MSDAPILITGGAGFIGSHLADALLAQGYAVRILDDLSTGKRSNLPLDNARIELIEGDVADSALVTRAARGCQAVVHLAAVASVQASVEDPVKTHQSNFIGTLNVCEAMREAGIKRVLFASSAAVYGNNGEGESITEDTPKSPLTPYASDKLASEQYLDFYRRQHGFEPVIFRFFNIFGPRQDPSSPYSGVISIFAERAEKGLPITVFGDGEQTRDFFYIGDLARLLTQALEQTSPAEGAINVGLNKATSLNELLGALKGVVGSLPPVSYQAPRSGDIRHSRADNRRLLERFTLEETTPLSVGLARLLGR
- a CDS encoding sugar nucleotide-binding protein gives rise to the protein MRMRLMLLGGGNALGQALIRLGAEEDIGFLAPRPPQDGWDAASLTQLLDDTRPDALINLAYYFDWFQAETVSEARLTHQERSVERLAELCQHHNIILVQPSSYRVFDGSRATAYSEKDDPVPLGLRGQALWRIEQSVRAACPQHVLVRFGWLLDDSADGVLGRFLTRAERPEELLLADDRRGNPTPVDDAARVIISVLKQLDCEAPLWGTYHYAGHEATTPLALGQAVLTEARLLHPLAIESPTAQAHAARPDAAQEPQHGVLACKKILHTFGIKPRAWRAGLPSLLDRYYRHV
- a CDS encoding mechanosensitive ion channel family protein gives rise to the protein MSQLRTLILLGLLFCAGSFHVQAADVPALPMAAAAPVDDKSAEKKADKPDEKAAEKPEEKAAETEPPAAEILVQGGLLGAISTSIDDIQKTLNLDESLWDAWRLRADRAADEIGDLVNKRTARSPWSVVGDFLILSVVWIGAFAVLTTLGRFLAVRLSRRPFLQVRERSQALLKYVLPFTLPAIICLPLTLYVSHFMPSSVGRALSLCFAYATSSGIVSTSVLLCVIVMFNSGHKRAAVRMIRRYSPRPLFIIGFLAALSDALTSPQIARQLGSNFTTSVSVFTGLFASVVFCMLVIKVRRPIAHLIRNRSLSSRMQRPALQRSLKIFSNLWHLPILLMILVSAINLIGAGEDSQQTLRCALFTTLLLIATVFLSTVFEHLFKPAEEGGRGGHVYKARLLRLVYAMLRITLAVAFIEILGRIWGFSMFEFAQRNTLGRVISDSLSSIGLIFLVTWLLWVVLDTAIQEALKPPVNHRNGRQPSTRIKTILPLLRNAVKIILVVICAITTMANLGINVAPLLAGAGVVGLAIGFGSQQLVQDVITGLFIIIEDTFSVGDWVVLSTGHSGSVESLTIRTVRLRDGKGFVHSVPFGQIKAVTNQSRQFAYAFFSVQFTYDSDIDEALALIRETGQSITEDILLKNNLQGPLEVFGVDRMDLNGVVLTAQFRTSSGGQYSVGRAFNERLKRLVDKHPDVRFAQTYPQMVMSPGQAQAPVPAPAPAPE
- a CDS encoding TetR/AcrR family transcriptional regulator, whose amino-acid sequence is MTTKTPSPVQDKILQTAEALIYRVGIHAMGMDLLVRTSGVARKSIYRYFATKDEIAAQALSARDIRWMQWFRTETDKAETPEERILGMFTVLTGWFESEGFRGCAFINTAGEIGDPEDPVRLIAKDHKQKLLDYVIQLCEQLSVSAPEALARQLLILIDGAITQALVMGDHAAADNAREVARLLLKTASLSTP
- a CDS encoding nuclear transport factor 2 family protein, coding for MSATAQPRPPLPPFSRETALQKVRLAEDGWNSRDPEKVSLAYTEDTQWRNRAEFVTNREQARDFLARKWAKELDYRLIKELWAFTDNRIAVRYAYEWHDDSGNWFRSYGNENWEFEENGLMARRFACINDLPIKESERKFHWPLGRRPDDHPGLSELGL